In Lotus japonicus ecotype B-129 chromosome 5, LjGifu_v1.2, one genomic interval encodes:
- the LOC130719010 gene encoding uncharacterized protein LOC130719010 — MPPHFLAQEILEDPPLPPMPNFTALLAAVPPPPEPQPDMPVEIGHVKELHFRKMDNDMAEALRQLTNFLANQAAKAEQHNQPAKDDVYKGIDKFLKRNPPLFDGGYDPEGANRWLRKIEQIYESLPTSEDRMLTYASYLFHEEARNWWVHAKNRITPPDGVLTWSIFKESFLEKYFPADVKGKKEIEFLELKQGEMYVGQYAARFEELSQFHPYYGTTADGASKCIRFECGLRPDIRAAIGHQQIRTFTVLVKKCRIFEENDRARREYYKSSKFNKTSKRREERKKPYSPRNYKRELQNRNYGGARPTNPNSHVTCYRCGNEGHKSWSCTTTTTSGQTNLKPPVAGGTNTTSAPRNSAGASAQKPGRTVNKGKVFAITGAEANTSEDLIQGTCFLCDIPLVVLYDSGATHSFISHERAKSLKLLITQLPYDLVVTTPTKESAVTSSVCKKCPLVIENREYITYLVCLPLEGLDIILGMNWLSINNVLLDCRLRVPIFLQKYKEKQTASLPEKKPSAYLILFSSEGTKRPAMEDIPVVREFPEVFPEDMTELPPEWEVEFAIDVIPGTAPISAAPYRMSPFELAEIKKQVEELLSKGFIRPSVSPWGAPVLLVKKKDGSMRLCVDYRQLNKVTIKNRYPLPRIDDLMDQLKGARVFSKIDLRSGYHQIRVKVDDVQKTAFRTRYGHYEYLVMPFGVTNAPAIFMDYMNMIFHPYLDKFVIVSIDDILIYSKSKEEHVEHLQVVLKVLKDRKLYAKLSKCEFWLEQVQFLGHVVSGDGIAVDPAKVEAVNSWKVPETVTEVRSFLGLAGYYRRFIEGFSKIATPLTQLTKKDHPFVWTEKCEQSFQTLKERLTKAPVLTLPDPSKDYDVYCDASKFGLGCVLMQERKVVAYASRQLRPPEQNYPTHDMELAAVVFALKIWRHYLYGVRFTIYSDHQSLKYLFDQKTLNMRQRRWMEFLEDYDFKLQYHPGKANVVADALSRKSLHAARLMIEETELIEKFRDMNLIMETLPQGTRLGTLTLTNEFIEEVKKEQARDENLQKEAHGRDNMSKPDFLKGSDGLWR; from the exons ATGCCCCCACACTTCCTAGCTCAGGAGATCTTGGAGGATCCTCCGCTACCACCTATGCCGAACTTCACCGCTCTTTTGGCAGctgtaccaccaccaccggagCCTCAGCCTGACATGCCCGTGGAGATTGGGCATGTGAAGGAG TTGCATTTCAGGAAAATGGATAACGACATGGCGGAAGCTTTACGCCAACTgactaatttcttagctaatCAGGCTGCCAAAGCCGAACAACATAATCAACCAGCAAAGGATGATGTATACAAAGGAATTGACAAATTCCTTAAGCGAAATCCACCTCTATTTGACGGAGGTTATGACCCTGAAGGTGCCAACCGTTGGCTCCGTAAAATTGAGCAGATCTATGAGTCCTTGCCTACAAGTGAGGACAGGATGCTAACTTATGCTTCTTACTTGTTTCACGAAGAAGCTAGGAACTGGTGGGTACACGCCAAAAACAGAATCACTCCACCTGATGGAGTCTTGACTTGGAGCATCTTCAAGGAGTCATTTCTTGAAAAATACTTTCCTGCTGATGTAAAAGGCAAAAAGGAGATCGAGTTCTTGGAGCTCAAACAAGGAGAGATGTATGTGGGACAATATGCGGCTCGCTTTGAAGAATTGAGTCAGTTTCATCCTTACTATGGTACAACAGCTGACGGCGCCTCCAAATGCATTCGTTTTGAGTGCGGTTTGAGGCCTGACATCAGGGCAGCAATTGGACATCAGCAAATCCGCACTTTTACTGTGCTGGTGAAAAAATGCCGGATATTTGAAGAAAATGATCGAGCTCGGAGGGAGTACTACAAAAGCTCAAAATTCAACAAGACTTCTAAGAGGAGAGAAGAACGAAAGAAGCCTTATTCACCTAGGAACTACAAACGGGAACTTCAAAACAGAAACTATGGTGGTGCAAGACCAACAAATCCTAACAGCCATGTGACTTGTTATCGGTGTGGAAATGAAGGACACAAATCTTGGAGTTGTACTACAACAACTACATCAGGACAGACTAACTTGAAGCCACCCGTTGCTGGAGGTACCAACACCACTTCTGCACCAAGAAACTCTGCTGGAGCAAGTGCTCAGAAACCTGGGAGAACTGTGAACAAGGGTAAAGTTTTTGCAATTACCGGCGCAGAGGCCAATACTTCTGAAGATTTGATACAGGGTACGTGTTTCCTCTGCGACATCCCTTTAGTAGTTTTGTACGATTCAGGTGCGACACATTCCTTCATATCACATGAGCGGGCTAAGTCGCTAAAATTGCTTATAACACAATTACCTTATGACTTAGTAGTAACCACTCCTACCAAGGAATCTGCAGTCACGTCTTCTGTATGTAAGAAGTGTCCCTTGGTGATAGAGAACAGGGAATACATTACTTATCTTGTCTGTCTACCTTTAGAAGGTCTAGACATTATTCTGGGCATGAATTGGCTTTCCATCAATAATGTATTGTTGGATTGTCGGCTAAGAGTCCCCATATTCCTCCAAAagtacaaggagaagcagaccGCCTCTTTACCTGAGAAGAAACCCTCAGCATACTTAATTCTCTTCTCTTCAGAAGGAACCAAGCGACCAGCCATGGAAGACATTCCCGTTGTACGAGAATTTCCAGAAGTTTTTCCTGAAGATATGACAGAACTTCCACCAGAATGGGAAGTGGAGTTTGCTATTGATGTGATTCCTGGAACAGCACCAATTTCTGCAGCACCTTATCGCATGTCACCCTTTGAGCTTGCTGAAATAAAGAAACAAGTTGAAGAGTTATTGTCCAAAGGGTTCATCCGTCCCAGTGTATCGCCATGGGGAGCTCCGGtattgcttgtgaagaagaaggacggaagcaTGCGTTTGTGTGTTGACTATCGTCAACTCAATAAAGTTACCATTAAAAATAGGTACCCTTTACCTCGAATCGATGATCTCATGGATCAATTGAAGGGAGCCAGAGTCTTCTCCAAAATTGATTTGCGGTCCGGTTACCACCAAATCAGAGTTAAAGTAGACGACGTGCAGAAGACAGCCTTTCGGACTCGGTACGGGCACTATGAATATTTGGTGATGCCGTTCGGGGTGACCAACGCTCCTGCAATTTTCATGGATTATATGAACATGATCTTCCATCCCTACCTAGATAAGTTTGTGATAGTCTCTATAGACGACATACTTATCTATTCCAAAAGCAAGGAAGAGCATGTTGAACATCTGCAGGTCGTATTGAAGGTCTTGAAGGATCGGAAACTGTATGCCAAACTCTCAAAATGTGAGTTCTGGCTAGAGCAAGTTCAATTTCTGGGACATGTTGTGAGCGGAGACGGAATCGCTGTAGACCCTGCCAAAGTAGAAGCTGTGAACTCATGGAAGGTCCCGGAGACTGTCACTGAAGTAAGAAGTTTCTTAGGGCTGGCTGGATACTATCGAAGATTTATTGAAGGGTTTTCTAAAATTGCTACTCCACTAACTCAGCTGACCAAGAAGGATCACCCGTTCGtctggacggagaagtgtgaacAGAGCTTCCAGACCTTGAAGGAGCGACTAACTAAAGCACCGGTGTTGACCTTACCAGATCCCTCAAAGGACTATGATGTGTACTGTGACGCCTCGAAATTTGGTTTGGGGTGCGTGCTAATGCAGGAACGGAAGGTTGTAGCCTACGCCTCACGGCAACTACGACCTCCCGAGCAAAACTACCCAACTCATGACATGGAGCTAGCAGCGGTGGTTTTCGctttgaagatctggagacattatcTGTATGGTGTAAGATTCACTATATACAGTGACCATCAGAGCttaaaatacttgtttgatcagaagacTCTCAACATGAGACAACGCCGATGGATGGAATTCCTTGAAGACTATGATTTCAAGTTACAATACCACCCGGGAAAAGCTAATGTGGTGGCTGATGCGTTGAGTCGAAAGAGTTTACACGCGGCAAGATTGATGATTGAAGAAACAGAGTTGATAGAAAAATTCAGAGATATGAACCTCATCATGGAGACTTTACCACAGGGAACGAGACTTGGGACCCTGACTCTCACCAATGAGTTCATAGAAGAAGTTAAAAAGGAGCAAGCGCGAGATGAGAATTTACAGAAGGAAGCACATGGGAGAGACAACATGAGCAAACCTGATTTTCTCAAGGGTTCTGACGGTCTTTGGAGATAA
- the LOC130719011 gene encoding uncharacterized protein LOC130719011 gives MAPFEALYGRRCKTPLCWLSGEDKITLEPELLQEMTEKVRSIREKLRIAQDRQKAYYDKRRKPLEFQEGDHVFLRVTPITGVGRSIHSKKLTPKYLGPYQILNRIGAVAYRIALPPSLSNFHDVFHISQLRKYLPDSSHVIEPDNIELEENLTYPTQPVKILERREKQLRKRTVPLVKLAWSDDNQDATWELEESARKRYPSLFGNLLMENFGDEILKRRGECNIPL, from the coding sequence ATGGCACCATTCGAAGCTCTATACGGAAGGAGGTGTAAAACCCCTTTGTGCTGGCTTAGTGGTGAGGACAAGATCACACTCGAGCCTGAACTACTTCAAGAAATGACAGAAAAAGTTAGAAGCATCAGAGAGAAGCTGAGGATTGCACAAGATCGACAAAAAGCCTACTATGATAAACGTCGCAAGCCACTTGAATTTCAGGAAGGAGATCATGTCTTTTTGCGAGTCACACCTATCACTGGAGTTGGAAGATCCATACACTCTAAGAAGCTGACTCCTAAATATCTTGGACCTTATCAAATTCTTAACAGGATTGGCGCAGTAGCATATCGCATCGCCTTGCCTCCCTCATTATCAAACTTCCACGATGTGTTCCATATATCTCAATTAAGGAAATACCTACCTGACTCTTCTCATGTAATCGAACCCGACAACATCGAGCTTGAGGAGAATCTCACCTACCCAACTCAACCAGTGAAGATACTCGAAAGGAGAGAAAAGCAACTTCGTAAGAGAACGGTTCCGCTGGTGAAGCTAGCCTGGAGCGATGATAATCAAGACGCAACTTGGGAGTTGGAAGAAAGCGCAAGGAAGCGGTACCCCTCACTATTCGGTAATCTCTTAATGGAGAATTTCGGGGACGAAATTCTTAAAAGGAGGGGTGAATGTAACATCCCACTTTGA